CAGGTGGCCTGCACGCTCGGCGAATGCCGGAACCGTTCCGACCTTGCGATCTACTGGGGCTGCAACCCTGCGGACTCGCACCCGCGGCACATGAGCCGCCACTCCATGTATATGCGAGGCTTCTTCACCGAGCAGGGGTATCAGAGCCGCAAGATGGTCGTCGTCGACCCCCGGCGCTCGCCAACCGCGGCGCAGGCGGACCTGCATGTCCAGCTCAAGCCCGGCAAGGACTATGAGCTGCTGGACGCAGTCATGGTCGCCCTGCGGGGCAAGGAGCTCAACCCGGACACGGAAAAGGTCACCGGCGTGAGCGAGGAGACCATCAAAAAGATGGCGGAGATGATCAAGGAATGCAAGTTCGGAGTCATCTGGGTCGGCCTGGGTATCGCCAGCACCAGGGGCAAGCACTATAATGCCTCCATCGCGATGCGGCTGACGCAGCTTTGCAACGATTACACGAAGTTCGTCATCCTGGCCAACCGGGGCCACTGTAACGTGGCGGGCTTTAACCACGTTCTCTCCTGGACGTGCGGCTTCCCGTTCGCCGTGGATTACTCGAGGGGATATGCCCGGTACCAGCCTGGAGAGTACTCGTGCGTGGACGCCCTCACGAGAGGAGAAGTCGACGCCGTGCTGTGCATGTGCGCCGACCTGGGCGGGCACCTGCCGAAGAAGGCCGTGGAGCACATGATGGACGTGCCGGTCATATCGCTGGAGATCGCCCCCGGCCCACAGGCCTTCGTGAGCGACGTCATCCTGCCCGGCGTGCTGGACGGCATGGAGTGCGAGGGTACCTTCTATCGCATGGACAACGTGCCCATATACGCGAGGAGCTTCACGACGCCGCCCTTTGACTTCACCAAGTCGAACGAGGATACGCTGAAGCAGCTTCTGAAGATCGTCAAGGAAAAGAAGCCGAGGAAGTGAGCGACATGATGGACATTATACTTAACACCGGCTCGACCGTATACCAGGGCGCCATTATCAAGGGCGGGAACAAGTTCACCGAGGGATACGTCAGGGAAGCCGCCTACTGTAACATCAACCCGGAAGACTTCGAGGCGCTCGGCAGGCCATGGTACGTGCGGGTCACCAACGAGTACGGGGACAGCGTCGTCGTCAAGGCGAAGAAGACCGGCACCCAGCAGAAGGGCGAGGTCTTTATCCCCCGCGGCATATGGGCGAACACGGTCGTGACGCCAGAGACCGAAAGCACGGGAAGCCCCCGCTATAAGAACCTGCCAGTAAAGATCGAAAAGTGTGAAGGCCCGGTCCTGGGCCCGGAAGCGCTGATGCGGGCGAACTTTACGAAGAACGGTAAAGGGCAGGAGTACGAGGCGAAGAAGTACCTCGATAAGACGACTTCCCAGGTCAGCCACAGCTGAGGGGGCCGCATGGAGTCATCGCCCACCGCCTCATACGAGGCCGTGGAGGTCGTCGGCGGCCGGGCGCAGCCGGTCCGGATGGACGTGCTGCGCGACCGCCGGATCGGGCTTTACGTGAATGGAGAGTTCTCCGCTTCGCTGTCGTCCACGCCGGATAGCCTTGAATCCCTGGCCTATGGCTACGCCATCGGCGAGGGCATGGCCCGGGATGTCGGGGACATCC
This portion of the Methanocella sp. genome encodes:
- a CDS encoding formylmethanofuran dehydrogenase subunit B, giving the protein MSNIVKTDLVKKEGEVIKCTDVTCPVCGMSCDDCEIELTPTSVTTKNACLMGDAKFQELRSPHRLVYPTVNGERVSWEEALNAAADILVKAKRPFFFMGSETSNEAMAVGIEIAEYLGGLVDGNATICHGPTVMAIQDAGQVACTLGECRNRSDLAIYWGCNPADSHPRHMSRHSMYMRGFFTEQGYQSRKMVVVDPRRSPTAAQADLHVQLKPGKDYELLDAVMVALRGKELNPDTEKVTGVSEETIKKMAEMIKECKFGVIWVGLGIASTRGKHYNASIAMRLTQLCNDYTKFVILANRGHCNVAGFNHVLSWTCGFPFAVDYSRGYARYQPGEYSCVDALTRGEVDAVLCMCADLGGHLPKKAVEHMMDVPVISLEIAPGPQAFVSDVILPGVLDGMECEGTFYRMDNVPIYARSFTTPPFDFTKSNEDTLKQLLKIVKEKKPRK
- a CDS encoding molybdopterin dinucleotide binding domain-containing protein gives rise to the protein MMDIILNTGSTVYQGAIIKGGNKFTEGYVREAAYCNINPEDFEALGRPWYVRVTNEYGDSVVVKAKKTGTQQKGEVFIPRGIWANTVVTPETESTGSPRYKNLPVKIEKCEGPVLGPEALMRANFTKNGKGQEYEAKKYLDKTTSQVSHS